In Malus sylvestris chromosome 15, drMalSylv7.2, whole genome shotgun sequence, a single genomic region encodes these proteins:
- the LOC126602967 gene encoding uncharacterized protein LOC126602967, whose product MLITIRFYVLGSTTGKAAHREFSVRSRSNTTKRRHEVLTSLLSNFTNQKDKWYWISQFIPAYYTGVIVIMYEDFLIDKCGWVNWYLVGQYVKKDFYALELFEKMSEKGSEDKMEISHWRALYSFENTNYIWNPSGCTIIVEVLVSKFQGISATFHQYATSKPPIAFDIPWKPTPNYNYKWNELSQFQNVEFDHVAKAIENVGVRWIVLPTTSILFLLVAEKSKRQRNWKIKVYLREILIENGQDNRNDSLPINIECNAASLDGLVGVDHSSSKCDQCAFRIISTYCFSRRHGKAVRCMGKVWVRETDASSSRSTTGHVIALTEEVATLKDQLVAHDEKMNMILWALQMSGLQMSMLALDLAPPSTSQPLRPADTQ is encoded by the exons ATGTTGATCACAATCCGCTTCTATGTTTTGGGATCCACGACGGGGAAGGCAGCTCACCGTGAATTCAGTGTTCGCAGCAGATCGAACACCACAAAGCGTCGACATGAGGTATTGACATCCTTGCTTTCCAATTTTACAAATCAGAAGGATAAATGGTATTGGATTTCGCAGTTTATTCCGGCATATTACACTGGTGTTATTGTGATCATGTATGAAGACTTCTTGATTGATAAATGTGGATGGGTTAATTGGTATCTTGTGGGACAATATGTGAAAAAAGATTTTTATGCATTGGAATTGTTTGAGAAAATGTCCGAGAAAGGTAGTGAAGACAAAATGGAAATATCTCACTGGAGAGCCCTCTACAGTTTTGAGAACACTAATTATATCTGGAATCCCTCTGGTTGCACAATTATTGTTGAGGTTTTAGTAAGTAAATTTCAAGGAATCTCTGCTACTTTTCACCAATATGCTACAAGTAAACCACCAATTGCCTTTGATATTCCCTGGAAGCCAACCCCAAATTATAATTACAAATGGAATGAGCTTTCCCAATTTCAAAATGTGGAGTTCGATCATGTTGCCAAGGCAATTGAGAATGTGGGGGTCAGATGGATAGTACTACCAACTACTTCAATCTTATTTCTCTTGGTTGCTGAAAAGTCTAAGAGACAAA GAAACTGGAAGATTAAGGTGTATTTGAGAGAGATCCTCATTGAGAATGGGCAGGATAACCGCAACGATAGTTTGCCAATAAATATTGAGTGCAATGCTGCATCTCTGGATG GTTTGGTCGGTG TTGATCACTCATCGTCGAAGTGTGACCAATGCGCCTTTCGCATTATCAGCACTTACTGCTTCAGCCGTCGTCATGGCAAGGCAGTTCGGTGTATGGGGAAGGTGTGGGTTCGTGAGACGGATGCCTCCTCTTCCAGATCGACCACAGGACATGTCATCGCCCTGACGGAGGAAGTGGCAACCCTAAAAGATCAGCTTGTGGCCCATGACGAGAAGATGAATATGATCTTATGGGCCTTACAGATGTCCGGCCTCCAAATGTCGATGCTAGCACTTGATCTTGCTCCACCTTCGACTTCCCAGCCACTTCGCCCAGCCGATACCCAGTAG